In Desulfovibrio aminophilus DSM 12254, one DNA window encodes the following:
- a CDS encoding DUF3426 domain-containing protein → VFVIEGKAVNTFDSPKEHIRVEAALYDANGNVLGSKQMLCGNTLSQLQLQVQTEEEINTGLTSEVGVLSNNTFLKPGMDTPFMIVFFNPPKNIKEFGVKVIDARDPAQ, encoded by the coding sequence GTGTTCGTCATCGAGGGCAAGGCCGTGAACACCTTCGACTCCCCCAAGGAGCACATCCGCGTGGAGGCGGCCCTCTACGACGCGAACGGCAACGTCCTGGGCAGCAAGCAGATGCTCTGCGGCAACACGCTCTCGCAGCTCCAGCTCCAGGTTCAGACCGAGGAGGAGATCAACACCGGCCTGACCTCCGAGGTGGGCGTGCTCTCCAACAACACCTTCCTCAAGCCGGGCATGGACACGCCGTTCATGATCGTGTTCTTCAACCCGCCCAAGAACATCAAGGAGTTCGGGGTCAAGGTCATCGACGCCCGCGACCCGGCCCAATAG
- a CDS encoding thioredoxin family protein has protein sequence MNTGKGNGLMGGAFAVLLVAVLVGVYAFGKRAEAPASAQTPPRSAVQAAGVPTVPAPGMVTMLDVGATECIPCKMMAPIIEELRVEYEGRAAVLFIDVWKHPEQGARFGVQGIPTQIFYDAGGREVGRHVGFLDKESIRDTFAKLGVR, from the coding sequence GTGAACACGGGCAAGGGAAATGGTCTCATGGGCGGGGCCTTCGCGGTCCTCCTGGTCGCGGTGCTGGTGGGGGTATACGCGTTCGGGAAACGGGCGGAGGCTCCGGCCTCGGCCCAGACGCCGCCGCGATCCGCCGTTCAGGCCGCCGGCGTTCCGACGGTCCCCGCGCCGGGCATGGTCACCATGCTGGACGTCGGGGCCACGGAATGCATCCCCTGCAAGATGATGGCTCCGATCATCGAGGAGCTGAGGGTGGAGTATGAGGGCCGGGCCGCCGTGCTGTTCATTGACGTCTGGAAACACCCTGAACAGGGCGCTCGCTTTGGCGTCCAGGGCATTCCCACCCAGATATTCTACGACGCCGGGGGGCGGGAGGTGGGCCGCCACGTCGGCTTTCTGGACAAGGAGAGCATCCGGGACACGTTCGCCAAGCTCGGCGTGCGCTGA